Genomic DNA from Lactuca sativa cultivar Salinas chromosome 8, Lsat_Salinas_v11, whole genome shotgun sequence:
TCTTAAATATCAGATGGATCCCTTCCAACAATTAGCCTTATGTTCATCGTTAATATATGGACTTTGCAAtgttgccatatatatatatatatatatatatatatatatatatatatatatatatatatatatatatatatatatatatatatatatatatgaagaactTAAAGAAGCATTAACGATGTTTTGTCTGCTACCTCCTTGAACAACATGTAGAATTTGTCTGAAGTCTCCTCCAAAAACAATCGCTTTCCCTCCAAATGGAATTTTTGAGTGGCTAGACTTATCAAACTTACATACATCTTTCAGAGCTCGATCTAAAGCTTCAAATGCATGCATGTGGACCATAGGTGCTTCATCACAAATAATCAATGAGCTTTTTCTTACTAATTTGCTGAGTTCACTATCAGGCGGTATCTTACAAACAGAACCCTCCGTAAGATTCAACAGAAttataaaccgagagtgtgctGTCCTACCTCCAGGCAATAATAACGATGTGATACCACTTAAAGCAACATTTAAAACTATCTCACCTTTACATCTAATTGTTGCAGATATTGTCTTCCAAAGAAAGGTTTTACCCGTTTCACCATATACATACACAAAAAACACACCTCCTTTCTTATCCTTGACTGTAGTCATGATATCAAGAAAATATTGTGTTGCTTATTTGTTAATGCAAGAAACATACCATCAAACTCTTTCTTTATAATCGGTATGTCATAATCTAGCTCCTTCGTGATAAGGCGATTGTTTGAAGCAGAAATAGAATCAACATCAGGGTAAggcattttttttataatttttaagactAGTGTTGTTACGAAGTAAAATTTGTTCGATCTCAAACAAAGTCAAGTTTTTAAGTTGATCTTCATTGAGTGATAAACCTGTACGATGAACAATATTCAAAAAGCATATAATATTAATAAGTTTAAtggtaataaaaaaaattgtaccGTGCATTTTGAAAATATATAGTATCTGTTTTAACAAATAATAATAGAAAATTATAATACCTGGAGACCTTAATCTACGTTGTTGGTTGTAAAGAATACCATCTGACAAGTGTTTCCATGTATTTTCCCAAATAAATTCCGGTCTACCCAAACTGTTAGACATTAACATCGTAGCAAATAAGAATCGTAGATAAAAACCAATTCCTGAATGACTTGCTTCAATAATTGCATCGACGTATTCTTTGTCGTCATCTAATAGGCCCAAAGCATAACATGCATCTCTAAAAGAAGGAAATTCCTCACCATTTACTGTACgaatttcttcaaatgattttagaCCTTTCACTTCATTTAAAAGAATCCTTAAGAAGTATATTTCGCCAAGTTTAGGTGAAACCGAGTGAATTCTTCTAATTGAACGTCCAATTTCCTTGGCGCCCAAAACCTACCATTAGGTTTCCAAACAAACTCTGTAGGAAATTCAACGTATGTAAGTTTTCGTGCATCCTTATTAATTTTATTACATTACATCCAAGATGTGAACATAGAAGCAGCAATTGAAGGTTGTTCAATAACATCGTCAATATCATCATTTGCAACATATATGACTTGTTGTTGATCATGAAGATGAAAAGGTGGTCGAATCACAGAAGGATATCGGTAATGAACATCGTATCCAAATATTCGCCATAATGCCTCACATGCAAATAGATATCTACAATCATAATAATCTTTTATTTCATCTACAACATCGTCGTGATCAAAACTGGTGTCGCCTTGTACAACAGTAATTGTAGCTCTATCTGGACCCTTGTTTATATATTTAAACAGATACTTTATGGAAGATCCCTGATTGCACCATTCAACATTAATGTGTGTCTAATATGTTTTCAACAGATATTGGTTATATGGAACAACATTTTTGTTGTCTAACTTGACACCATATTTTTCGACAAAACTTCCATTGTTTCTTCTCATATATAAGGGATAACCGTTGGCATCAACTGAAGAATGATTAGAGAATTGCTTTGGAAAAATTTTCAAACACTGTTTGTCAACCATGCATGGGCAATTCATATTTTCAGCTCCACAAGGTCCATATATCATGAATTCACTCACAAGTGAATACAATTCTGGATCTTCATTCCTGTTTGGAATCTCAGCGGAAATAACCGGATCAATATATTCAACAGTAGGCCACTTGGAGTCAGCATGCATAAATAGACAAATTTGACTGTGCGGCAAACCCCTTTTTTGAAATTCAATTGTATAGACCACTAcaaattaattttataaataacataTGATTTGTATTGGATGAAATATAttgcataaataataaaaactgtcaataaataaaacaaatattttaataaaatacatGCATGTATTAAACAACAAGTTTAAATACCTACTTAAACGatgccaaaaattttattttcccGTATGTATTTAATAAAAGCATCAAACTTTATCTTAAATAACCTACATAAGATATCAAGTCTATTTTCTGGATGTAGTGAAGtgttatgaagaaaccttttaaCTTCAAGCCATTTTGGATTACATGTAAAGGTTATGAAGAAATCAGGATATCTAAACCATTTATAAAACGACATGACATCCAAGTAGTTTTGCATCATATAATGTGCTCCGCCTATGAATGAACAAGGTAAGATAACACGTTGTCCGTCTTTGGATATATATTTATTCCCGGAATCTTGTTGATTACGTAATTTCTCATAAGACTCGCATCTAAGAATTTGTTGTTTTCTCTTTACGAAATGTAATCTCTCACTTTCAATCATGGTATAAGCATCTACCAAAAACTGTTAGAACAACCTTTTcgaattaagaattaatgaaaaaCATTAATCCTTGTCCTGTATTCTATAAGAAAAATACTCTCTCATTTTATAGTTGGGCCGCTTGTTGTTGCTTGAAGGTGTAATATCTCGATGTGGTATGTCAACTCTGTAACCATCATCACCATATGGAAACAATAGCGGATACTGAAGATGAAGGTACGAAGGATGTAATTCACTAATATGCCTTAAAGAACCAGAAGACATTTGAACAACAATATCTCTATTATCAATTGAATCACAAATATCTCTAACAATTAAAACGGCAACCTCAGAAATAGTTGGTAGGTTATATGTCCTTCCATCTTGTTCCCCTCTTCCAATAATTCTCAACTTGATATCAACATGAGGGTTTTCATGAAAACAATCTCTAACCATTCTATAAGACTGAACCAAGACGTTATTTGAATCTAACATCAACTTCAAATCTTGTATAATATCATTATCAACGACAGAAGAATTTGATGTAGATTGTTGATTTTCTCCACTACaattaacataaacacataaacataggATAAATAAAGAAAGTAATGATAATGAATAAGATatgtttgtctatttgagatctCATTATCAGTATCATATATGTACAACTGAGAGAATTTTGGTTTAGATCCATGTTCTGGTAAAAGGCTTCCAATACTATGATAATTTTGACAGCTAAGTCTAAAAATGTATGAAGCATTTCCTCTATTGATTGATGAATCAATTTTGCCTCCCATTGACGTAAAAGAAAACATAGAATTGTAAAACGACGAATATTCTCCATGGAGTGTTTGCTTTTAGAATCAACAGATCTATAAAGATTTTCATAACGTGGAGGTGCATTCTTTAGCTCTGGTAGTTCAACTTTTCCATAAGCACAACATAAAGAATAAttaatattctttttttttttacttctaACATATTCATTTTTCCACAATTTTACAAAACATGTTTGACATACAACACTCTGATCATAATGATCTAAATAATCTGTTAATTAAGATTGACATATAGAAGTTAATCATATGAGTGTATATAATTGAAAAGGATTGAATGGTCAAATGTAAATATTGtatttgtggaaaaaaaattacCTTTTGATATACCGATGtgtatattttgattattttagCCATCATTGTTGTCTTCATCGGATCTCAGATCAACTATTGAAATAAGAGATAAATTTTccgtttttcttttatttttatgatttggATTACTTAACATGATTGATGACCTTGATGTTACTGTAGATGATTTGTTGGATATGACACCATTTGAAGATACAAAGTATCGTCTGATATTTGGTAACCGTGATTGAAAACTGTTATTGTAAATATCCATGGCTAAGGAAAAAAATATTGAAGATATACATTGTTAAATATGATAGaataacacatatatatatatatatatatatatatatatatatatatatatatatatatatatatatatatatatatatatatatatatatattataaaatgaaaTGGTAAAATAAACAAATTACCATTGAAAATGTTAGATAATGGAGTTCTAACATTTAGATGTGAAGGAGGAGTTCGTTGCTTGTTTTGACAtatttgcatttgatttagatgCCAATACGTTTTTATTTAGACGGACAACTCCTTTGAATTTGTctggaaaaaaaattgttataaGAAATACAgaaattattaatattttttataatattatatgaaGATTAATATTGTTAAAGATATGATATAAAAATGATGATGAaagaatttttattttatatatttaaaagaaGCATAAAAAGTGTAAAAGCAATCAAATAGTTCACCGTTTTccttcatttttaaaacatgtaatgTCGATGAAGTTGTATTGATTGATTCGGTCATAGTTTTTATTTTTGGTATCCaagtataacttttttttttctctagcTTCAACATGATAGATGTTCCTATTTGAATCAGCATATATATAAGATAGTTATAATTgagattaataattaataatattgATAAACAAAGTCGTAAAATATATAATGAAGGTACCGTTAGCACCTGGGTTAATAACATTTGTAGATGATCAAATTTGAACGACTGATGTAGTGTACAAAggtatatgttttgtattatccagataaaaattatttaattttatcttCTTATTAGTCTTAAAAATGTCCATGCTAATGCTTAAAATATGAAATATAAGAaatttataagtttataaaaaaaatgatatgtTCCAATTTATTGTAAAAATTTAAGAATGAATACatataaaaaatctaaaaatatagcTTGCCATTAAAAGgctataaaatattataaattaaatgtAAGAAAAATATTTATGTGTGTGTTCTGTTAGTaaatattttgattttgaaatacttgtataaataaaatttaaaaaatgggGCCATTTATAGGGGCTATTTTTATAAATTCATTTTCATAACAGGactaaaaaattaatatttctttgatattttttttggttttattatTTAACGGTGTAAATGGTACATATATGAAAGTGAAATTATATAAATTGCCCTTGATTTTTAAAAATGgcaaataaagttatattatcaattataatttggtatatttgtaaaaatataatatattaattacaatagttttttaaaaatattaaaaggtAATCTCACTTaaattattatggtttattaggCATATAAgtaaaaatacattgctattaggCGATAAAAAAACACAAATTATGAGTTtttaatgataatattttttgtttgtgCCCCTTTATAAATTTTGTCCAAAAAAATGAACAACATAGAACCTGCAAAAAGATGAACTTTAAGAGAATAACATAATATTAGTTTAAAATAATGGGACAATTTATGTAAGGGTATAACATAATATTAGTTTAAAATACAGGGGCAATTTATGCAAATAGATGAACTTTAAGAAAACttcataataattaattaatgaaGTATACCATGGTTGTATCCTATCAACATTATTAAGTATGATGAATGATAAATTAGAAGAAAATCACCGGTTATTCAAGGAGTTCAAGATCAAATCGAAAATCGGTTCGAAGAAAAGATGGCAATAACACTACATGCAGTGATTTCTTCTGAGCTTTCTTTGATATTCAATACAATTTCTTAAAAGACCAAATAATGATACCTATGGTACAATTAGGAAGAATCAACGATAGGGAAGAATCAATCTTGCACAGAGGCTCGCATAGTCGGTcgtgatttttatgttatgtgggAGAAGTTGTTTGGTATGACTAAATTGATGAACTCCTATTAACCTCCGATGAAAAACACGTAGGAAATTAGGTTTTCTTTTTTTAGGAGAAGATGAAAATAGCATATTGTGAAATGCTTTCCACAATATTCTTTCAGTATATATGCTTTGATTAAGTAGGATTTTTGAATCGCTGAATTATCTcccatatttttgaaaaattttgattcCTGCTTTTATAATTTTAGGTTAATTCCATTAATGGGTTATAATTCACATTgaatattaattattttgtatatatCTTGATGTTATTCTCTAATTAGATGAAGATATGAAATGAGATTTGCAAATCTCTTTAATTCCTGATTATCACTGGTGTTTCTAACTTAGATGTGAATTCTGTTAAATAGCATAAAGGTAAAACCCCCTGAATGTCTACACTCTTTTCATGTGTCTTGTACTGATATGTGGCTTTATTCTCATTTAACTTGTCCTGTTTGTCGTACTGATGCTATTCCTTTATCGCAGATTTTGTTTCAGTTTTTGGATTCTGATTCAGAAC
This window encodes:
- the LOC111886642 gene encoding uncharacterized protein LOC111886642 is translated as MPYPDVDSISASNNRLITKELDYDIPIIKKEFDVKDKKGGVFFVYVYGETGKTFLWKTISATIRCKGEIVLNVALSGITSLLLPGGRTAHSRFIILLNLTEGSVCKIPPDSELSKLVRKSSLIICDEAPMVHMHAFEALDRALKDVCKFDKSSHSKIPFGGKAIVFGGDFRQILHVVQGGDGKVGGSKDGETIIDVLDDIFINDPHDPIGSLIEFVYPSILENFNVTGYFQERAILAPKNEVVQLINDRLLSLFPGDEVEYLSSDNLCQSEFVHDQFDVNLYSTYVLNGLKVSGFPNHKLILKVGVPIMLLKNIDQKNGLRNGSRLQVKSLGKRVIETIIISGKFKVEND